In Centroberyx gerrardi isolate f3 chromosome 11, fCenGer3.hap1.cur.20231027, whole genome shotgun sequence, the following are encoded in one genomic region:
- the b3gat1b gene encoding galactosylgalactosylxylosylprotein 3-beta-glucuronosyltransferase 1, with product MPKRRDILAIVLIVLPWTLLITVWHQSAITPLLATRKDDSRDSRSNSRNTFALKESCSMQNRDIVEVVRTEYVYSRPPPWSDVLPTIHVVTPTYSRPVQKAELTRLANTFLHVPNLHWILVEDSQRRTALVSRLLQDTGLNYTHLNVETPRNYKVRGDTRDPRIPRGTMQRNLALRWLRETFSVNSSQPGIVYFADDDNTYSLELFEEMRSTRKVSVWPVAFVGGLRYESPKVNTLGKVYGWKTVFDPHRPFAIDMAGFAVNLRLILYKPQAYFKLRGVKGGYQESSLLKELVTLNDLEPKAANCTKVLVWHTRTEKPVLVNEGKKGFTDSNVEI from the exons ATGCCGAAGAGACGAGACATCCTAGCCATCGTGTTGATCGTGTTGCCCTGGACACTACTCATCACTGTTTGGCACCAAAGTGCAATCACTCCTCTGCTAGCTACTCGAAAGG ATGACAGTCGTGACAGTCGCTCCAACTCCCGGAACACCTTCGCCCTCAAGGAGTCCTGCTCCATGCAGAACCGGGACATCGTGGAGGTGGTGCGCACCGAGTACGTCTACAGCCGGCCTCCGCCCTGGTCCGACGTGCTGCCCACCATCCACGTCGTCACCCCCACCTACAGCCGTCCGGTGCAGAAGGCAGAGCTGACGCGTCTGGCCAACACCTTCCTCCACGTGCCCAACCTGCACTGGATCCTGGTGGAGGACTCCCAGAGGAGGACCGCTCTGGTCAGCCGTCTCCTCCAGGACACGGGCCTCAACTACACCCACCTCAACGTGGAGACGCCCAGGAACTACAAGGTACGCGGGGACACCAGAGACCCCCGAATACCACGGGGAACGATGCAGAGGAACCTGGCCCTGCGGTGGCTCCGGGAGACCTTCTCCGTCAACAGCAGCCAGCCTGGGATTGTCTACTTCGCGGACGACGACAACACGTACAGTCTGGAATTGtttgaggag ATGCGTTCCACCAGAAAAGTGTCAGTGTGGCCTGTGGCCTTTGTGGGCGGCCTGCGGTACGAGTCCCCTAAAGTGAACACCTTGGGCAAGGTGTACGGCTGGAAAACTGTGTTCGACCCACACCGGCCCTTCGCCATCGACATGGCTGGGTTCGCAGTGAACCTGCGCCTCATTCTCTATAAACCTCAGGCTTATTTCAAGTTGCGCGGCGTGAAGGGAGGTTATCAGGAGAGCAGCTTACTGAAGGAGCTGGTCACTCTTAATGACTTGGAGCCCAAAGCTGCTAACTGCACTAAG GTGTTAGTATGGCACACACGGACAGAGAAGCCTGTGCTGGTGAATGAGGGCAAGAAAGGATTTACAGACTCTAATGTGGAGATATGA